The DNA segment TTGGGCGAGACAAGGATAATATCTCCATGTCGATAGACGGGCGCCATGCTATCTCCATTGATTTCTAAAGCATAGGCGTTGGGGTCTTTGAAATCGGGAAATTCGATTTCCTCTAAACCATAGCCAATGGGGTAGCCGGCGTCATCAAAATATCCCTCCATGCCTGCTTTTGCCATCCCAATAAGGGGAATGGAGCGGTTAGAAGCGTGAGGCAAAGTGCTAGAACCCGTTAAGTCGTGCCAGTTACACCCTGTGGCGCGCAGAATTTGGACGATACTCTCTGTATTCGGCCAACGCGGTCTCCCTTCGGCGTTGATACGTTTACTTTTGTTAAAGATCGTTGGGTCTAGCCCTGCCTTTTTTGCCAGTGCCGACGGCGACAGATTGAGCGCCTTCGCCAAATCATCGATGGCTTGCCAGACTTCTTGATGTGTCATCATGGGCGTTTTGCTCCTCCCTCTGTTGTGCCTCTTGTATCACGCGTGTTAAGAACATATACCTTGAAAACCATAAATATAAGAATATATACCTATCATAGATGATATAAGAAGGCTATATAGGAATATTAACAACATGTTATGGAAAAAGCAAGTGTTTTCACAAATGTTTTCGCAAATGTTTGCACAAATGTTTTCATGGGCTCATACGGAAAATATCGGCAAGATGGTGGAAGGGGTCGGCATGATACCCAGCCTCCCTCCCAGCCTCCCTCTATGTCGAGCGTCTTCTTTGAGTGCCCTCGTAGGACAGCATGCGCTTTCCCATGTCTATGATGGGCGCGCGCTGGAGAGGCGCGCCCCAGAGTCCTGCTCTTGTGGTGTCTTGGAGGGTGAGGGGTATGTGCTGTTTAGCAATGATACCCATCTATGGTGGCTTCATTTTTTGAAGCAAGGATTTCGCCATTGCGCCATTGTTCTCATACGGGACGGCGTTGTTCTTTTTATCGACCCTCTTTCCCATCAGCTCATCATAGAATGGCGTTTGATGGACGACCGTGAGTGTTTCTTGAAGGCGTTGGAGCGTTGTGGCGTGCGCTATGTCCCTGTGTCCTTTCACGAGGTCTCGGCGTCTCAAGCTCCTTTGTCTTTTTTCAGTTGCGTTGAGGTTGTCAAGCGCGTCTTGGGTATCCATAGGCGCTGGATTATCACCCCATGGCAGCTCTATCAGTTTTTACTTGACAATCCTAGAAAATAGGAATATATACCTATCAACGATGATGTTGCGGAGGCTCAGTGGTTGAGGTGTCGCACGGCTGGAATCACAGGACATGCTGGCACAGGGCTAATCCTCTTCTTGAGCGCTCCATAGGCAGTCATCGCGACGGTATATCCGGG comes from the Alphaproteobacteria bacterium GM7ARS4 genome and includes:
- a CDS encoding helix-turn-helix transcriptional regulator, which gives rise to MMTHQEVWQAIDDLAKALNLSPSALAKKAGLDPTIFNKSKRINAEGRPRWPNTESIVQILRATGCNWHDLTGSSTLPHASNRSIPLIGMAKAGMEGYFDDAGYPIGYGLEEIEFPDFKDPNAYALEINGDSMAPVYRHGDIILVSPNSDIRAGDRIVLKNAQGEIMAKELRRQTERHVSLRSLNPAYENIDILKKDVLWTARIIWASQ